Proteins encoded by one window of Clostridium perfringens:
- a CDS encoding YbaN family protein, which yields MSLLKIFYVILGFISLGLGLIGIILPILPTTPFLLLTAFCFVKGSDKFDKWFKGTKIYKNHLESFEKNRAMTLKTKLTILLTADIMLLFPLILSKSIHLKIFIVILMMFKFYYFIFRIKTVKVGEVVEQNR from the coding sequence ATGAGCTTGCTTAAGATATTTTATGTTATTTTAGGTTTTATTTCCTTAGGATTAGGGTTAATAGGAATAATCTTACCTATATTACCTACTACACCATTTTTATTATTAACAGCATTCTGTTTTGTTAAAGGATCAGACAAGTTTGATAAGTGGTTCAAAGGGACAAAGATATATAAAAATCATTTAGAAAGCTTTGAGAAAAATAGGGCTATGACTTTAAAAACTAAATTAACTATACTACTTACAGCGGACATTATGTTATTATTTCCACTGATACTATCAAAGAGTATTCATCTAAAAATATTTATAGTAATATTAATGATGTTTAAATTCTATTATTTTATCTTTAGAATTAAAACCGTAAAAGTAGGTGAGGTTGTTGAACAGAATAGATAA
- a CDS encoding ABC transporter ATP-binding protein, which translates to MRKSGFSIMKRLIVELKPLAPVMFITVFMGVLGFLAAIGITVLGSVAISSLIDSTISFSFKTALILMIVLGILRGPLRYGEQLSGHYIAFKILVILRDKVFSALRKLAPAKLEGMEKGNLISMITSDIELLEVFYAHTIAPISIAIITNTIMGLILLSINVKVGIVGIIGYILIGFGVPYISSSFGKEAGVQYREAFGKTNSYILDSLRGIKEVLIFNNGNERRGNIKKFSEELNEKQKVIKKHEGIIRAFSDLIIMLTILIALYVAYLEVLKGTMTIGGLIIVVTLIASSFGPVVALSNLSNNLLLTFASAQRIFNILDEKPSVEEVLGEGMKVGNNIEYKDVSFAYKGKENVLKDVNIDIKLGDKIAVIGESGTGKSTFVKLLMRFWDVTKGEISLGNKNVKEIQTKELRKKMALMGQETSLFNMSIEDNIKIGKLDATLDEVKEAAKKAGIHEFIMGLEDGYKTKVGELGGNLSSGEKQRIGLARVFLRESEIVILDEPTSNLDTLNEGIILKSIRTYLKDKTLILITHRKSTTRVCEKVFRINKGNLIQCEEVKHELA; encoded by the coding sequence ATGAGAAAATCAGGTTTTTCAATAATGAAAAGGCTTATAGTAGAGCTTAAGCCTCTTGCCCCTGTAATGTTTATAACAGTATTTATGGGAGTTTTAGGATTTTTAGCAGCTATAGGAATAACTGTACTTGGAAGTGTAGCAATATCAAGTTTAATAGATAGCACTATAAGTTTTTCATTTAAAACAGCTCTTATTTTAATGATAGTACTTGGAATATTAAGAGGACCTTTAAGATATGGAGAACAATTAAGTGGACACTATATAGCTTTTAAAATATTAGTTATATTAAGAGACAAAGTGTTTTCAGCTCTTAGAAAACTTGCGCCAGCTAAATTAGAAGGAATGGAAAAGGGAAATTTAATTTCTATGATAACTTCTGATATTGAACTTTTAGAAGTTTTTTATGCTCATACTATAGCACCAATCAGTATAGCAATTATAACTAACACCATAATGGGATTAATACTTTTAAGTATAAATGTAAAGGTAGGTATAGTTGGAATAATTGGTTATATACTAATAGGTTTTGGGGTTCCTTATATTAGTAGTAGCTTTGGAAAAGAAGCTGGTGTTCAATATAGAGAAGCATTCGGAAAAACAAATTCTTATATTTTAGATTCTCTTAGAGGAATTAAAGAGGTTTTAATTTTCAACAATGGTAATGAAAGAAGAGGGAATATAAAAAAATTCTCTGAAGAATTAAATGAGAAGCAAAAGGTTATAAAAAAACATGAGGGAATAATAAGAGCCTTTAGTGATTTAATCATAATGTTAACAATACTTATTGCTTTATATGTTGCTTATTTAGAGGTTTTAAAAGGAACTATGACAATTGGAGGGTTAATAATTGTGGTTACTTTAATAGCATCTTCCTTTGGACCTGTTGTAGCCTTAAGTAATCTATCTAACAATCTTCTTTTAACTTTTGCTTCAGCTCAAAGAATTTTTAATATTTTAGATGAAAAGCCTTCTGTAGAAGAAGTTTTAGGAGAAGGAATGAAAGTTGGAAACAACATAGAGTATAAGGATGTTTCTTTTGCATATAAGGGAAAAGAAAATGTATTAAAAGATGTAAACATAGATATAAAATTAGGTGACAAGATTGCTGTAATTGGAGAAAGTGGAACTGGAAAGAGTACTTTTGTAAAATTACTTATGAGATTCTGGGATGTTACAAAGGGTGAAATTAGCCTAGGAAATAAGAATGTAAAAGAGATTCAGACAAAAGAGTTAAGAAAGAAAATGGCCTTAATGGGACAAGAAACAAGTCTATTTAATATGAGTATTGAAGACAATATTAAAATAGGAAAGCTAGATGCAACTTTAGATGAAGTAAAAGAAGCTGCAAAGAAAGCGGGAATACATGAGTTTATTATGGGCTTAGAGGATGGATATAAAACAAAAGTAGGAGAATTAGGAGGAAACTTATCTTCAGGAGAAAAGCAAAGAATTGGACTAGCTAGAGTATTCCTAAGAGAAAGTGAAATAGTAATTCTAGATGAACCTACAAGTAACTTAGATACTTTAAATGAAGGAATAATCTTAAAGTCTATAAGAACATATTTAAAAGATAAAACACTTATACTTATAACTCATAGAAAGTCTACAACTAGGGTATGTGAAAAGGTATTTAGAATTAATAAGGGAAATTTAATTCAATGTGAAGAGGTGAAACATGAGCTTGCTTAA
- a CDS encoding ABC transporter ATP-binding protein/permease — protein sequence MIDKRLLNLCKESKKYIGLTVLMNWISVICNLMTIIVIGFSIQELFSLGNIENLNKKVLILVGLLGVRFCVNLLSGHFSYKSSEMVKITLRDKIYEKLLKLGMRYDKVDSTSSIVQMAVEGVEALEVYFSKYLPQLIYSILAPLTLFCALAFISFKAALVFILCLPLIPISIILIMKIAKKILKEYWGQYSDLGNTFLENLQGLTTLKVFDMDNERHELMNEEAESFRKITMKVLSMQLNSINVMDLIAFGGAALGSIVALLQFRAGTVSLGGMIVILLISAEFFIPLRLLGSYFHIAMNGIAAADRIFKVLEADESKVSSDSNLNEISNISLENVSFSYDGKREVLKDISLSINKGDYVAIVGESGSGKSTIASLILNNYKASKGKITLNGTDINNIDFSKLYNRVSIISTNSYIFNGTVRDNLLIAKKDATLEEINYALKKANLLDFVNSKKEKLDLEVGEGGSKLSGGQKQRLALARTILANREVIIFDEATSNIDVESENMIWKSINEISKEKTVIVISHRLANVKNADRIYMLDKGVLVEEGSHKDLMERKNKYYGMVNYQNELEVGGVI from the coding sequence ATGATAGACAAGAGGCTTTTAAACTTGTGTAAGGAATCTAAGAAATACATAGGTTTAACTGTTTTAATGAATTGGATTTCTGTAATTTGTAATCTGATGACAATAATAGTTATTGGATTTAGCATTCAGGAACTTTTTAGTTTAGGGAATATTGAAAACTTAAATAAAAAAGTATTAATTTTAGTTGGTCTTTTAGGTGTAAGATTTTGTGTGAATTTATTAAGTGGACACTTCTCATATAAATCTTCAGAGATGGTTAAGATTACCCTTAGAGATAAGATATATGAGAAGCTTTTAAAACTTGGAATGAGATATGATAAGGTAGATTCTACATCTTCAATTGTTCAAATGGCTGTTGAAGGGGTGGAGGCTTTAGAGGTTTATTTTAGTAAATACTTACCTCAGTTAATATATTCTATTTTAGCGCCTTTAACTTTATTTTGTGCTTTAGCATTTATTTCATTTAAAGCAGCTTTAGTATTTATACTTTGTCTGCCTTTAATACCAATATCAATAATATTAATAATGAAAATAGCAAAGAAAATATTAAAGGAATATTGGGGACAGTATTCAGATTTAGGAAACACATTCTTAGAAAACCTTCAAGGGCTTACAACATTAAAGGTTTTTGATATGGATAATGAAAGACATGAACTTATGAATGAAGAGGCTGAAAGCTTTAGAAAGATAACTATGAAAGTTTTAAGTATGCAATTAAACTCAATAAATGTTATGGATTTAATTGCTTTTGGAGGAGCTGCCCTTGGAAGTATAGTGGCTTTATTACAATTTAGAGCAGGAACAGTAAGCCTTGGAGGAATGATAGTAATTTTATTAATATCAGCAGAATTTTTCATACCTCTTAGATTATTAGGATCATATTTCCACATTGCTATGAATGGAATAGCTGCTGCAGATAGAATTTTCAAAGTTTTAGAAGCTGATGAAAGCAAGGTTTCTTCAGATAGTAATCTTAATGAAATATCAAACATCTCTCTTGAGAATGTAAGTTTCTCTTATGATGGAAAAAGAGAAGTTTTAAAGGATATATCTTTATCAATAAATAAAGGAGACTATGTAGCAATAGTTGGTGAAAGTGGAAGTGGAAAAAGTACTATAGCTTCATTGATTTTAAATAACTATAAGGCTTCAAAAGGAAAGATAACTTTAAACGGAACTGATATAAATAATATTGATTTTTCAAAGCTTTATAATAGGGTATCCATAATATCAACTAACAGTTATATATTTAATGGAACAGTTAGGGATAACTTATTAATAGCTAAGAAGGATGCAACTTTAGAAGAGATAAATTACGCCTTAAAAAAGGCTAACCTTTTAGATTTTGTGAATTCTAAAAAGGAAAAATTAGATTTAGAAGTTGGTGAAGGTGGATCAAAGCTTTCAGGAGGACAAAAGCAAAGACTTGCTTTAGCTAGAACTATATTAGCAAATAGAGAAGTAATAATCTTTGATGAAGCAACTTCAAATATTGATGTTGAAAGTGAAAATATGATTTGGAAATCTATAAATGAAATATCAAAAGAGAAAACAGTAATAGTTATTTCTCATAGACTTGCTAATGTTAAAAATGCAGATAGAATTTATATGCTAGATAAAGGAGTTCTAGTTGAAGAGGGAAGTCATAAGGATCTTATGGAAAGAAAGAACAAATATTATGGCATGGTAAATTATCAAAATGAATTAGAAGTAGGAGGTGTTATATAA
- a CDS encoding ABC transporter ATP-binding protein, with protein MIRGEKLSFNYKGEKNIINDLNIDIKEGEITTIIGPNGSGKSTLLSLLCALNKSKTGHVYLGDINMNNLKYKDIAKILATVHQQNSVPKDIKVEELVAYGRYPHKGYFKSNNKEDKNIIKWALECTGLDDLKHKGVMNLSGGERQRAFISMALAQKPKILFLDEPTTYLDIFHQIEILEIVKKLNKYNGLTVVMVLHDINQAIKYSHNIVVMKDGKIVKEGKSENVIDENLLKEVYKVNGVINKCKETGETYFIPKTIC; from the coding sequence ATGATTAGAGGGGAAAAATTATCATTCAATTACAAGGGAGAAAAAAATATCATTAATGATTTAAATATAGATATAAAAGAGGGAGAAATAACAACTATTATTGGCCCTAATGGAAGTGGAAAATCAACTTTGCTAAGTCTATTATGTGCTTTAAATAAAAGTAAAACTGGACATGTTTATTTGGGGGATATAAACATGAACAATCTTAAATATAAGGATATAGCAAAGATTTTAGCAACTGTTCATCAACAAAATAGTGTGCCAAAGGATATAAAGGTTGAGGAGCTTGTTGCCTATGGTAGATATCCTCATAAAGGATATTTTAAAAGTAACAACAAGGAAGATAAAAACATAATTAAATGGGCTTTAGAATGTACAGGACTTGATGATTTAAAACATAAGGGAGTTATGAATTTATCAGGGGGAGAAAGACAAAGAGCTTTTATATCAATGGCTTTAGCTCAAAAGCCTAAAATTTTATTTTTAGATGAGCCAACAACTTATTTAGATATTTTTCATCAAATAGAAATATTAGAGATTGTAAAAAAGTTAAATAAGTATAATGGGCTAACTGTTGTTATGGTTTTACATGATATAAATCAAGCAATTAAATATAGTCATAATATTGTTGTCATGAAAGATGGAAAAATTGTAAAAGAGGGAAAATCAGAGAATGTAATAGATGAAAATTTATTAAAGGAAGTTTATAAGGTTAATGGTGTTATTAACAAATGTAAGGAAACTGGAGAGACTTATTTTATACCAAAAACTATTTGTTAA
- a CDS encoding FecCD family ABC transporter permease — protein MVKNNKLKSLYIGLSILIVLILMIVSLKLGSIDISFGELIKGLLSGSNEGNIGIIKDLRMPRVIIAALVGGNLALAGVLLQAVIRNPLADPQVTGISSGACLVSLIFIIFMPASGSIRPIVGFFGGLVSCIVVYLMAYKKELDTMRIVLAGAAINALLGGLSQILTIGSGVGAGNIQSWISGSLAATSWDEVKILFLYSIIGMGFALILAKSCNVIVLGNKNAKSLGFNSDLQMILITVVAVFLGSVSTAIVGIISFVGLVVPHICRILIGSDHRYLIPFSIFVGGALVLLADTIGRMLVKPYEIPAGIIMAVIGAPFFLYLLRRSDM, from the coding sequence ATGGTGAAAAATAATAAGTTAAAAAGCTTATATATAGGTTTATCAATATTAATAGTTTTAATTTTAATGATAGTTTCTTTAAAGCTAGGAAGTATTGATATAAGTTTTGGTGAACTAATAAAAGGTCTTTTAAGTGGAAGTAATGAAGGAAATATAGGAATAATAAAAGATTTAAGGATGCCGAGAGTCATTATAGCTGCTTTAGTTGGAGGAAATCTTGCCTTGGCAGGGGTATTACTTCAGGCAGTAATAAGAAATCCCTTGGCTGATCCTCAAGTAACAGGAATATCTTCTGGAGCATGCTTAGTATCATTAATATTCATAATATTTATGCCAGCTTCAGGATCAATAAGACCAATAGTAGGTTTCTTTGGAGGGCTTGTTTCTTGTATAGTTGTGTATTTAATGGCTTATAAAAAAGAGTTAGATACTATGAGAATAGTCCTTGCAGGGGCTGCTATAAATGCTCTTTTAGGAGGTTTATCACAAATATTAACTATAGGTAGTGGCGTAGGTGCAGGGAATATACAATCTTGGATAAGTGGAAGCTTAGCTGCCACTTCATGGGATGAAGTTAAAATTTTATTTTTATATTCAATAATAGGAATGGGTTTTGCATTAATTTTAGCTAAATCATGTAATGTTATAGTTTTAGGAAATAAAAATGCAAAAAGTTTAGGTTTTAATTCAGATTTACAAATGATTCTCATAACAGTGGTAGCTGTATTTTTAGGGAGTGTATCAACGGCTATTGTAGGTATTATTTCCTTTGTTGGATTAGTTGTACCACATATTTGTAGAATATTAATTGGCTCTGATCATAGATATTTGATTCCTTTTTCAATATTTGTTGGAGGAGCATTAGTCTTACTTGCAGATACAATAGGAAGAATGCTAGTAAAGCCATATGAAATACCAGCAGGAATAATTATGGCAGTTATTGGAGCACCGTTCTTCTTATATCTACTAAGAAGGAGTGATATGTAG
- the isdE gene encoding heme ABC transporter substrate-binding protein IsdE, whose product MFLKKGIALSLICLLGFGVMGCSNNSGESKESLKKENGEEIVVATSVAVTEILDELGVKVSGVPTSSYDLPESTKDAVKVGNPMNPDLEIIKSLNPDVVVSVDTLGEDYKKLFTDNNIPSEFIDLTTLEGLKTSISTLGERFNKTEKANEILNELKVKEDEFVNLSKEEKKNVLLVFAAPGSMMIATPSSYIGNLVDKVGANNIVKDDKKPFVSYSNEEIVKLNPDMVLVMTHGMPEQAKKMAEEKFASDPAWSRIEAVKEGKVYYLENGYFGMSANLKVIESLDKLGEIIYGEK is encoded by the coding sequence GTGTTTTTAAAAAAGGGTATAGCTTTAAGTTTAATATGCCTTTTAGGCTTTGGAGTTATGGGATGTTCAAATAACTCTGGAGAATCAAAGGAAAGTTTAAAAAAAGAAAATGGAGAAGAGATTGTTGTGGCAACCTCTGTTGCTGTAACAGAAATATTAGATGAATTAGGAGTAAAGGTAAGTGGAGTTCCAACTAGTTCTTATGATTTGCCTGAAAGTACTAAAGATGCGGTTAAAGTTGGTAATCCCATGAATCCAGATTTAGAAATAATAAAATCTTTAAATCCAGATGTTGTAGTATCTGTAGATACCTTAGGAGAAGATTATAAAAAACTATTTACTGATAACAATATACCTAGTGAATTTATAGATTTAACTACATTAGAAGGATTAAAAACAAGTATATCAACTTTAGGTGAAAGATTTAATAAGACAGAAAAAGCAAATGAAATATTAAATGAGCTTAAAGTTAAGGAAGATGAGTTTGTGAACTTATCTAAAGAAGAAAAAAAGAATGTTTTATTAGTATTTGCAGCACCAGGAAGCATGATGATTGCTACTCCTTCATCATACATAGGAAACTTAGTGGATAAGGTGGGAGCAAATAACATAGTTAAAGATGATAAAAAGCCATTTGTTTCATATAGCAATGAAGAAATAGTAAAGCTAAATCCAGATATGGTATTAGTTATGACTCATGGAATGCCTGAACAAGCTAAAAAAATGGCTGAAGAAAAATTTGCTTCAGATCCAGCCTGGAGCAGAATTGAAGCTGTTAAAGAAGGAAAGGTCTATTACTTAGAAAACGGGTACTTTGGTATGAGTGCAAACCTAAAAGTAATAGAATCTTTAGATAAGTTAGGTGAAATAATATATGGTGAAAAATAA
- a CDS encoding class D sortase — MRNKLAKGLFILGLVIVSTVLIGKLYKSSVEKKTLEEFKEKFNYSEEEKKKTLEEIKNGDGIALIDIEKIGVHTVIAEGSTLDVLENNIGHFENTAMPGENGNFSIAGHRNTINNEVFRNIDKLQVGDEIKITTLTDIFQYEINEIFVTSPSDTDVLNQNLDEKTMTIVTCTNRGKDRYIVKAKLIG; from the coding sequence ATGAGAAATAAACTAGCTAAAGGATTATTTATTTTAGGTTTAGTTATAGTTTCTACAGTTCTTATAGGAAAACTTTATAAAAGTAGTGTTGAGAAAAAAACTTTAGAAGAGTTTAAGGAAAAGTTTAATTATTCAGAAGAAGAGAAGAAAAAGACTTTAGAAGAAATAAAAAATGGAGATGGAATAGCTTTAATAGATATAGAAAAAATAGGTGTACATACAGTTATTGCTGAGGGTAGTACCTTAGATGTGTTAGAAAATAACATTGGTCACTTTGAAAATACTGCTATGCCAGGCGAAAATGGAAATTTTAGTATTGCAGGACATAGAAATACTATAAATAATGAGGTCTTTAGAAATATAGACAAGCTTCAAGTAGGAGATGAAATAAAAATCACAACTTTAACTGATATATTTCAGTATGAAATTAATGAGATTTTTGTCACATCACCTAGTGATACTGATGTTTTGAATCAAAATTTAGATGAGAAAACAATGACCATAGTTACATGTACAAATAGAGGAAAAGACAGATACATAGTTAAAGCAAAATTAATAGGTTAG
- a CDS encoding NEAT domain-containing protein, whose translation MRFLKPVLLVMLTIFISLTGVFGSVDVLANENLENGIYDVKNDVYHDSDIGMSMSRSYLNDTMQLKILGDETEYTIGFSGTEYMENFRILVDGNDGNAEIVEEDKENGTIKLKVKVPNKDSELEAKIYVGPMERDVQFKVIPKFDTLTLVEKLEAPKVENKESSNENLSDETGKSEDAISEATGLANNKNMFIYIGGGIIIVALIVSLVIFKRKK comes from the coding sequence ATGAGATTTTTAAAACCTGTTTTATTAGTTATGTTGACAATTTTTATTTCTTTAACAGGAGTTTTTGGAAGTGTTGATGTACTAGCAAATGAAAACTTAGAAAATGGAATATATGATGTTAAAAATGATGTTTATCATGATTCAGATATAGGGATGTCAATGTCTAGAAGCTATTTAAATGACACTATGCAGCTTAAAATTTTAGGGGATGAAACAGAATATACTATAGGTTTTTCAGGAACAGAATATATGGAAAATTTCAGAATCTTAGTAGATGGTAATGATGGAAATGCTGAGATTGTTGAAGAAGATAAAGAGAATGGAACTATAAAACTAAAAGTTAAGGTTCCTAATAAGGATTCAGAGCTAGAGGCGAAAATATATGTAGGACCTATGGAAAGAGATGTTCAATTTAAGGTGATTCCAAAGTTTGATACTTTAACTCTTGTTGAGAAGTTAGAAGCACCTAAAGTGGAAAACAAGGAAAGTAGCAATGAAAATCTTTCTGATGAAACTGGAAAAAGTGAAGATGCTATAAGCGAAGCAACAGGTTTAGCAAATAATAAGAATATGTTCATTTATATTGGTGGCGGAATTATAATAGTTGCTTTAATAGTTTCCTTAGTAATATTTAAAAGGAAAAAGTAA
- a CDS encoding NEAT domain-containing protein: protein MGRKKINKILGYALVTSMLVGVGADTVYAATNINSGTAIVRSEGLRDGIYEANNVTSYVEEGNSTGENMARNAVGEKTKFRIEDGKTLMTVYFNSSLYGFMNNIEVSAGGEALKIEENKDDKSITFEVPSPDTKVKIGLFITMMGRKVELFLVNDMNTVNLLDEAPTINNAKDISVTQGDAIDLLSGVIGTDKEDSNLKVEISGDTSFIKDGKAEIPGLYPITYKVTDSSGQFDEKTVNVTVNKKTTLGDGSYTLKNTVQYVGQGNMETGNSMARKVLSDDSRIDISNGKNTVTLTFNSELYAFLKNFNVTVDGEKVEAEVNKDNRTIKFNIPDLNSDIVVSTLVSMMGKEVSFKTTLNYDTAKKLEDNLEDNNKPGNEDSENIPGGNENSGNQDNSGNTNSGSNGSANEDKENESEGSSGEIVDANQLKNGIYNIKNDVSYIGDGNQDVGNDMARKALSKNSKLEVKDDKKILTLKFNEEQFSFFKDFRITVNGKDVVATPNEADRTISFEIPSLDADIVVTAFVSVMGRDVSFKTILNKGTLELVSGEDKPAIEEENKSEESNGTSSSNNGSSANEGNSTVTENKVTKGKLYTIENKVVHKSQTGVDMARKYLNKISDLEEIDGKTYLTLTFTGQEFMKDHKITVNGKDANYKVVSKNGDSIKLRFEIPNLDADIKVSLYVIPMGRNVEFNVELLKDTKKFVKDFTVSSLPQTGSPIGGNSVALLGMAMMGASMFIRKREE from the coding sequence TTGGGAAGAAAGAAAATTAATAAAATTTTAGGTTATGCACTTGTAACATCTATGTTAGTTGGAGTAGGAGCGGATACTGTATATGCAGCCACTAATATAAATAGTGGAACTGCAATTGTGCGTTCAGAAGGACTTAGAGATGGAATATATGAAGCTAATAATGTAACTTCATATGTTGAAGAAGGAAATTCTACAGGCGAAAATATGGCAAGAAATGCTGTAGGAGAAAAAACAAAGTTTAGGATTGAAGATGGCAAAACATTAATGACTGTTTACTTTAATAGTAGTTTATATGGATTTATGAACAATATTGAAGTTAGCGCTGGAGGAGAAGCTTTAAAGATAGAAGAAAATAAAGATGATAAATCAATAACATTTGAAGTACCATCACCTGATACAAAGGTAAAAATAGGATTATTCATAACAATGATGGGAAGAAAGGTTGAGCTTTTCTTAGTTAATGATATGAATACTGTTAATTTATTAGATGAAGCACCTACTATAAATAATGCTAAGGATATTAGTGTTACTCAAGGTGATGCTATTGATTTATTATCTGGAGTTATTGGAACTGATAAGGAAGATTCTAATTTAAAAGTTGAGATAAGTGGAGATACATCATTTATAAAAGATGGAAAAGCTGAGATTCCTGGATTATATCCAATAACTTATAAAGTTACAGATTCATCAGGGCAATTTGATGAAAAAACAGTAAATGTTACAGTTAATAAAAAAACAACTTTAGGGGATGGAAGCTATACCCTTAAGAATACAGTTCAATATGTTGGACAAGGAAACATGGAAACAGGAAATTCCATGGCTAGAAAAGTGTTGTCAGATGATTCAAGAATTGATATATCAAATGGGAAAAATACAGTTACATTAACTTTTAATAGTGAATTATATGCTTTCTTAAAGAACTTCAATGTAACAGTTGATGGAGAAAAAGTAGAAGCAGAAGTAAATAAAGATAATAGAACTATAAAGTTTAATATACCTGATTTAAATTCAGATATTGTTGTATCTACACTAGTTAGTATGATGGGGAAAGAAGTTAGTTTTAAAACTACTTTAAATTATGATACAGCTAAGAAATTAGAAGATAATTTAGAAGATAATAATAAGCCTGGTAATGAAGATAGTGAGAATATTCCAGGTGGAAATGAGAATAGTGGAAATCAAGATAATTCAGGAAATACTAACTCAGGAAGCAATGGAAGTGCAAATGAAGATAAAGAAAATGAAAGTGAAGGAAGTTCAGGAGAAATAGTAGATGCAAATCAATTAAAGAATGGTATCTATAACATAAAAAATGATGTTTCATACATTGGTGATGGAAATCAAGATGTGGGAAATGATATGGCAAGAAAAGCTCTATCTAAGAATAGTAAATTAGAGGTAAAAGATGATAAAAAAATTCTTACACTAAAGTTTAATGAAGAGCAGTTCTCATTCTTTAAGGATTTTAGAATAACTGTAAATGGTAAAGATGTGGTAGCAACGCCAAATGAAGCTGATAGAACAATATCTTTTGAGATACCAAGTCTTGATGCTGATATAGTTGTTACAGCCTTTGTAAGTGTAATGGGTAGAGATGTAAGCTTTAAAACAATACTTAATAAGGGAACTTTAGAATTAGTTAGTGGAGAGGACAAACCTGCAATAGAAGAAGAGAATAAATCAGAAGAAAGTAACGGTACAAGCTCTTCTAATAATGGAAGCTCAGCTAACGAAGGAAACAGTACAGTTACAGAAAATAAAGTTACTAAGGGAAAACTTTACACAATAGAAAACAAAGTTGTTCATAAAAGTCAGACTGGTGTTGATATGGCAAGAAAATATTTAAACAAAATATCTGACTTAGAAGAAATTGATGGAAAAACTTATTTAACATTAACATTTACTGGTCAAGAGTTTATGAAAGACCACAAGATAACTGTAAATGGTAAAGATGCTAACTATAAAGTTGTATCTAAGAATGGTGATTCAATTAAATTAAGATTTGAAATTCCTAATTTAGATGCAGATATTAAAGTAAGTTTATATGTAATACCAATGGGAAGAAATGTTGAGTTTAATGTAGAACTTTTAAAAGATACTAAAAAGTTTGTAAAAGACTTTACTGTATCAAGCTTACCACAGACTGGTTCACCAATAGGAGGAAACTCAGTTGCATTATTAGGAATGGCAATGATGGGAGCTTCTATGTTTATTAGAAAAAGAGAAGAGTAA
- a CDS encoding helix-turn-helix transcriptional regulator, giving the protein MIFLKSVLIDFYNCCEIPIRAVDNNMNILSEVGYSSFYDYIFNDLNLNSKFERSYLKHDHNDSLIITFENNISFYSLFNYKSIDKDLIFIIGPLYLKEDLKNSNDDLELYKIPLKTKSCLKYYNSLLKIILDEKLKDNFSISYSPYVGRAIDFIEKNYAEEITIDSLCTEFKINKSYFCNIFKSETGQTFINFLNNYRIEKSKDLLKDLDLSLLDIAHKVGFSNQSYYCTVFKKFTGLTPLKYREDNYKKGL; this is encoded by the coding sequence GTGATTTTTTTAAAATCAGTTCTTATAGATTTTTATAACTGCTGTGAAATTCCAATAAGAGCTGTAGATAATAATATGAATATTCTTTCTGAAGTGGGTTACTCTTCTTTTTATGATTATATATTTAATGACTTGAACTTAAATAGCAAGTTTGAGCGCTCATATTTAAAACATGATCATAATGACTCACTAATAATTACCTTTGAAAATAATATATCTTTTTATTCATTGTTTAATTATAAATCAATTGATAAAGACTTAATTTTCATAATAGGTCCCCTATATTTAAAAGAAGATTTAAAAAATTCTAATGATGATTTAGAACTTTATAAAATACCTTTAAAGACTAAAAGTTGTCTTAAGTATTATAATTCTCTATTGAAAATAATCTTAGATGAAAAACTTAAAGATAATTTTTCAATTTCATATTCTCCTTATGTAGGAAGAGCTATAGATTTTATAGAAAAGAATTACGCAGAAGAAATTACTATAGACTCTCTTTGCACAGAATTTAAAATAAATAAGTCCTACTTCTGTAATATATTTAAAAGCGAAACTGGCCAAACATTTATAAACTTTTTAAATAATTATAGAATCGAAAAGAGTAAGGACTTACTTAAGGATCTTGACCTCTCACTTTTGGATATTGCACATAAGGTTGGATTTAGTAATCAAAGTTACTACTGCACAGTATTTAAAAAATTTACTGGTCTAACTCCCTTAAAATACAGAGAGGATAACTATAAAAAAGGTTTGTAA